DNA sequence from the Armigeres subalbatus isolate Guangzhou_Male chromosome 1, GZ_Asu_2, whole genome shotgun sequence genome:
GTCTACATtaacaaatgaataaattttataaatttcaactaaataaatcctaattgttgatatatttgcaatagtagtgattcttgtatttaagctatataaaaaaacattttttcacaaattatttatcaaacatgGATTATTTAAAACACTGACACGCTTGGCACTTTGGGTTCCTGATTTAGTATTACTACGTATCACTGTAATAGCCAAAAGCTTTCGAATGAGTTCGAATTGGTATCATTTGTTTATATAATAATTAATAGAATTGTGCACAACGATTCAAGACCCCTCGCCATCGGCTAAAACCGTTTAGCTCATCCCTGAAATCAACCGGGCGAATGATAAACTGACAACGTCAAGAGTAAACGTCACGGGAAATGATTGGCAGAAATAGCTATCCAATACGAAGAATAATAGTCAAGAGAGAAGATTAGATTCGCTAAACCTAAAACAATTATTCTAAAGTTAAAATTATCCTAAAATCTTATATTCTAAAGTGGTAAACTAGAATTTGTtcctaatattacaagtaagtACTTTGATGCTTAAAATTATGAATTTGATCTTAATTGTAATACTTAACTTAATAGGGACATTCACAACCACGAATTACCTTTGTTACAAGTAGACGGACAGTTAACGTAGAAGACAACAAATGTAAGTTAGCTTAAAATTAATCATGTAAAAAGAAATTACAATAAATAACAATTTCAGCTTAAAGCCTACTCAAAGCAATAACGAGTTTGCTGGTTAAGAGTCCGAAACGTGACCGTCTTCGTAACAAAATCTTTAAGATTTGTTTGTATCGTTCGGCGTGGAAAACATAACCATGTCTAGTGGTGATCCAGCGGCCGCCGACACACACGATCGTTCTGATGGACAAAATCAATGCATCGTGTGTAACGAACCAAACCATGCAGATCGCAAGATGGTCCAGTGCGACGGATGCGATCGCTGGTTCCACTTCAGGTGCGTCGGTGTGAACGACAGCATCGAAGGAGAGGACCGAAGCTTTAGATGCACAGCGTGTTCTGTTCCCGATCCACCAGCCTCTACAGTATCGACTTCAGCAAGTATGCGGGAAGCACGCATACAGTTGGAGGTGCAACGCCTAGCCGAGGAGAAGCGGCTACAGGAGAAGATGCAAGAAGAGCGAGGAAAGCAGGAGCAAGCTATTCAGGAGATGACGTTGCGTTTGGAACGAGAACGGAGAGACAAGGCCATCAGGGAGATGTTTGCCTTGGAGAAGGAATACATCCAACGAAAGTACGACCTGCTTCATACCCAATTGGATGACGATGGAGATGCAGTTAGCGTTCGTAGCCGTTGCAACCGTGGAGCGGAGAAAGTTGAGGATTGGATCACCCGTAACCCGGCTGTGACCATGAGTGCCAATTCTGGAAACAAACCCACTGGACTCACATCGCAGCTGAAACCAATCACGAGTTCTGCCCCAGGAACGGCAACAGCAACTATTGAAGAAGTAGGCCAAGTGAATCCACATTCAGCTTCTGCGGTCACTTCGAGTATGTTAGCTACTCTTTCGTTGCCATTATCCCATTCTGCAAACGCCTCGATCTCGCATCCTACTACACAACGACCACCTATAGCACAGAGTACCATGCAAGGGAACAATGTGATGCCAATAGTCACAGAGCGTGCAACAGTTTCTTAAACCCTCTGCGTCGGTCGATGCACACAATATGTTTGTGATTTCACCAACAACAGCGTCGATGGTTTCGTTTTCGTTGCCGTCACTGACCACTACACAGCCGGTCAGTTTCATGCCATCATACGGGAACTCATTTCTGCCACAGTCGTCGTTAGCAACCTACACACCACAAGCGCAAGGCATATCATCGGTAACATCAACATCGTCGTGCCGGCCCATCGTATCGCACACTGCCGCACCGTTTTGTTTACCAGCGAGTGGTATATCATCGATGTGGCAACCACCAACACACCACTCAACACCAACGAGTTCGTCTAGCGGTCGACGTTCAGCTGAGGTACAATACGCAAACACACAACCGATGTGCTCTCAGGTAAATGCTACTTCAGTTTCGACCCGTATGATCAGTATGAATCTTGGTGGGAAAGAGAATGTTTCATCTGCCAGTCAGCATGTACAAGCTCCAATGGGGGTAGGTAGTGGTTATGGGATTGCTAATTTGCCAAATATGTACCGAAACTATGTTCAAAATCAATGGTTAGTTGGAGATAATCAGATTCCCCAAATGCAAGATAATATAGCTAGTTATTTGCCAATGTCATGTTCGGTGGGTACATAGGACAGTCAGGAATCAGGTGCCAATTATTCCGAATACAATTCcccaattttatcaaattccACCGTCAATAAGTGGTGTTCAATCGAATGCGTACGCGCCTGCAGTGTCGTTTACGTCCGCGCACCCGGACTTACAACTGGGTCCAAATGCTCAGCAGCTTGCAGCTCGTCATGTGGTCCCAAAAGAGCTTCCAGTGTTCGGAGGCAATCCTGCGGAATGGCCCCTGTTTTGGAGTAGCTACAATACTTCAACGCAGATGTGCGGGTACACCGAAGCAGAAAATCTCCTCCGTTTGCAACGCAGTTTGAAAGGTGAAGCAAGAAAAGCAGTGAACAGTTTTTTGCTACACCCTTCGAACGTGGGTGATATTATGTCGACACTAAGCACACTGTATGGCCGTCCCGATATCATCATTAACACGCTGTTAAACGATGTCAGGAGTACCCCCACGCCGAAACCAGAAAAACTTGATTCTCTGGTAAactttggtttggtttggtagTTCGCAATCTCTGTGCGCATCTAGTGTCAACTGGGCAGCAAATGCATTTGGCCAACCCGATTCTGCTCCAAGAGCTGGTCGACAAACTGCCGGCCAATATCAAATTGGGGTGGGCGATGCATAAGCAGTCAATAGCGGTAGCAGATCTTCGAGCGTTTGCAAATTACATGAACGTCATCATCAGTGCAGCTAGCAGTGTATCGAGTGGGGTTACAGAAAGTACCAAGGCGGACCGACAGAAAGGGAAGGCGTTCGTCAATTCCGTTCGTTCGGAATCTTGTGGTCGGAATGATCAACGTCATCCCGAAAAGGTCACTGGTAGGGGTAAAAGTGTGATGGATTCAAAGTCAACGGATCCTCCTAAAGTGCGTCCCTGTGCAGTGTGTCAAGTACATGGGCACAAACCAAAAGAATGTCCGATCTTCAAGGCGAAAACACTTGGTGAACGCTGGAAGGCCGTGCAAGATGCACATCTGTGCAAACGTTGTCTATACCCTCATGGAAAGTGGCCATGCAAGGCTGCTGGTTGTGGGACAAATGGATGCCAACAAAATCACCACAAATACCTCCATCCCGGCAATCCAAACGTCGGAAATGGCTCGAGTGAGAATGTATCAAATTCGACTACAGGGGTAGTAACGGTGCATCAACATATGCAGCACAGAGTCCTGTTTCGCGTCATTCCGGTCAGTCTTCACGCCAATGGGAAATCGGTGCATACCTTTGCCTTCTTGGATGGCGGTTCGGATTCAACGTTATTAGAAGACTCCATTGCCAAGAAACTTGGGGTCACTGGAGCTGTGTTTCCTCTCTGTATGCAGTGGACTAATGGTGTGAGGCGTACTGAAGAAGAATCAAGAAGAGTGATGCTGGAGATTTCCGGTAACAACGGCAATCGTTTTATGATGAAAGATGTCCACACTGTCTCTAGTTTAGATCTGCCACGACAAACAATTGACTTCGAAGAACTTCAAACAAAATTCCCTTATTTGAAAGAAATCCCAATCGCAAGTTATGATGATGCTACTCCGGGAATATTAATTGGACTGGACAACACCAAGCTGAAGACGACGTTGAAGCTTCGTGAAGGAAGCGGAAGTCAACCTGTGGCGGCGAAAACTCGTCTAGGATGGCTGCTGTACGGAAGGTCTGGAGAATCGGATTTAAAACTGGTCCACCGAGTACTGCACGCATGCAATCGGTCAACGAATGAAGACCTTCATGAGCTCGTCAAATCGTTTTTCACTGTCGAAGGTTCTGGTGTAGAATCTAACGAAATGGTAGAATCACCTAGCGAAAAACGGGCACGGAAAATATTGGAGGATACCACGGTTCGGACCGAGTCGGGAAAGTTTCAAACAGGGCTGTTGTGGAGGTACGACTTGGTGGAGTTTCCGGACAGCAAACCAATGGCGGAGCGGAGGTTGCAGTGCCTTGAAAGACGACTATCAAAGGACCCAACGTTGTACGACAAGGTGAGGGAACAAATTGATGACTATCTGTCCAAGGGTTACACCCATAAAGCAACAGAATGGGAGTTGAAAGAGACCGTGCAAAATCAGACATGGTATCTACCATTGGGTGTAGTAGTAAACCCTAAAAAGCCGGAAAAGGTTCGAGTTGTCTGGGACGCTGCAGCAACGGTAAAAGGAGTTTCGCTGAATTCCGTTCTGCTGAAAGGGCCGGATTTTCTACAGTCCTTACCAACGGTACTTTGTCGATTTAGACAGAGGGAGGTGGCCATCAATGCGGATATCAAGGAGATGTTCCACCAAGTGATTATCAGACCGGAGGATCGTCAGGCACAACGATTTCTGTGGCGGAAAAATCCGTCGGAGCAAACGGAAGTGTTTGTTATGGACGTCGCCATATTTGGAGCTACGTGCTCCCCAAGTTCTGCGCAGTTTGCGAAGAATAGAAATGCAGTTGAATTGTCCAGAGAGTTTCCTCGAGCTGCAACCGCGGTTTTGGAGAACCACTATGTGGACGACTATCTCGATAGTGTCGATAGCGTCTACGAGGCAGTGGAGCTTGCAAGAGAAGTCAAAACGTTACATCAATACGCCGGGTTTGAACTCCGACACTGGTTGTCCAATAGTGTGGATGTGTTGAAGCAAATCGGAGAAAAACCGTCAGAAACTCCGAAAAATTTCATGATGGGCAAGGACGTTGGGACTGAGAGAGTATTGGGGTTGAGTTGGTTGCCGCACGAAGACATCTTTACGTTCGCAATACAGTTCCGCGAAAATCTGAAGAGGTTGCTGGACGGGAATACGTATCCCACCAAAAGAGAGTTGTTGAGCCTGGTTATGAGTATTTTCGACCCTCTTGGATTGGTAGCTAACTTTGTGATACACGGAAAAATTCTTGTTCAAGAAGTTTGGAGATCCGGCAGCACTTGGGACGACAAAATTCCAGAGTTACTGTTTGCGTCGTGGAGTCGTTGGGTACGGGCACTACACAGCCTGGAGCAAGTACGAATACAAAGATGTTATTTTCCCGGATATGGTCCAGAAGCCTTGAAAACACTAGAATTGCACGTTTTTGTAGATGCAAGTATGGCTGCTTACGCTGCAGCTGCTTATTTTCGGATTGTGGACCGTGGAACCGTTCGGTGTACTCTTGTAGCGTCCAAAACCAAAGTGGCGCCCCTTAAGCAACTGTCAGTGCCAAGGCTTGAGCTCCAAGCAGCTGTAATCGGTACAAGGTTGATGAAGACAATTGCGTCAAGTCATACCCTTCGGAGAAAAAGGAAAATACACCGTGTTAGCCTGGCTCAGAGCGGATCAACGAAGGTTCCACCAGTTTGTGGCGTTCAGGGTAGGAGAGATTTTGGAATCCACCGACGTAAACGATTGGAGGAAAGTACCCTCAAAATGAAATGTTTCCGACGAAGCAACAAAATGGGGTAATGGTCCAGATGCCTCTGAAGAATCCCGATGGCTTCGTGGACCATCGTTTCTCTACCAAGATGAAGCAGAATGGCCAGGtcataaggaagaagaatggaGCACAGCAGAAGAAATGCGGAATATAATAACGATCCATCGATGCAGCGTAACCGGAACGGTGCAGTTTGAGCGCTTTTCCAAATGGGAACGATTGTTGCAAGCCATGGGATATGTTCGACGATTCCTAAATAACTGTCTTGGAAAGAGAAACAACTTACCGTGCCTGACTACAAAGAATCTTTGCAGTAAAGAGATGCAGGAAGCAGAGATTATGGTGTTGAAATTGGTTCAACTTGAGGTCTACCCGCAAGAATTTGCTGTGCTTGAAGCGCTGCAGAAAGATTCGTCGCATCATCCGAAACAAATCGAGAAGAAAAGCCGTATCTACAAGTTGAATCCTTTCATCGGAGCAGATGGATTGATCCGCAAGGACGGGCGAATTGGTGCAGCTCCCGCAGTAGCAGATGACGCAAAATTTCCGGTGATACTACCGAAAGACCACTACGTAACAATGCTGATTATCGACGGATATCACCGAAAGTTTGCACACGCAAACAATGAAACCATCGTGAATGAGCTCAGGCAACGATTCCATGTGTCGGAGATAAGAGTAGCTGTGGGGAAAGTAGCGAAGTCCTGTACATTGTGTAAGGTACGCAAAGCAGTTCCACGACCACCTCGGATGAGCCCTCTCCCGGAAGCACGTTTAACCCCCTATATCAGGGCGTTCACTTTTACCGGGTTGGACTACTTCGGTCCCGTAACTGTACGAGTAGGGCGCACGAACGTGAAGAGATGGGCAGCATTATTTACCTGCCTCACAACAAGGGCAATTCATCTTGAGGTAGCCTTTACGTTGTCGACCGAATCATGCAAACTTGCCATTCGTCGGTTTATAGCTCGCCGTGGTGCACCGTTGGAGATATACTCTGATCAAGGACTAAATTTCCAAGGAGCAAGGAAGGAGTTGCGCGAAGAAATTCGAAAGCTGAATCAAGAGTTGGCTTCAACCTTCACAAACGCAGCCACACAGTGGAAGATGAATCCGCCTTATGCTCCTCATATGGGAGGTATATGGGAGCGGTTAGTACGCTCAGTGAAACTGGCATTGGCAGCCATGGAGACATCGAGAAACCCTGATGATGAAACCTTTCAAACCGCATTGACAGAAGCTGAATCCATCGTAAACACACGGCCGCTTACATATCTACCCTTGGATTCCGCAGAGAGTGAAGCGCTGACACCTAATCATTTCCTGCTTCTTAGCTCGAATGGAGTATGCCAGCCAGTCGCTAATCCGGTCGACGTGAAGTCCACGCTTCGTGCCAACTGGAACCATGTGCGCGTAATGCTGGACCGTTTTTGGACAAGATGGGTTACCGAGTATCTACCGGTCATTGCAAGGCAGTCGAAGTGGTTCGGGGAAACTAAGCCCGTACGAGTGGGAGATTTGGTGATAGTGGTGGATGAGGCAAGAAGGAACAGCTGGGAACGAGGAGTAGTTGTGAAGGTGAACCTTGGAAAAGACGGGCGCATACGGAGCGCGGATGTGAAATCGAAGGCAGGCGTATTTCTTCGTCCAGTAACTAAGCTGGCGGTCTTGGACGTGCTAGATGAAGATTGTATGGCTGAAGACAGAACTTCAAGCAATACGGGTCCGGGTATGTGCACAACGATTCAAGACCCCTCGCCATCGGCTAAAACCGTTTAGCTCATCCCTGAAATCAACCGGGCGAATGATAAACTGACAACGTCAAGAGTAAACGTCACGGGAAATGATTGGCAGAAATAGCTATCCAATACGAAGAATAATAGTCAAGAGAGAAGATTAGATTCGCTAAACCTAAAACAATTATTCTAAAGTTAAAGTTATCCTAAAATCTTATATTCTAAAGTGGTAAACTAGAATTTGTtcctaatattacaagtaagtACTTTGATGCTTAAAATTATGAATTTGATCTTAATTGTAATACTTAACTTAATAGGGACATTCACAACCACGAATTACCTTTGTTACAAGTAGACGGACAGTTAACGTAGAAGACAACAAATGTAAGTTAGCTTAAAATTAATCATGCAAAAAGAAATTACAATAAATAACAATTTCAGCTTAAAGCCTACTCAAAGCAATAACGAGTTTGCTGGTTAAGAGTCCGAAACGTGACCGTCTTCGTAACaagaatataataataaaatagaatataatataatagcttaatagaaattatttgtgtttggaaaaatagagaaatgcattcagtgtcggaaaattttcacttgccccacccaTGCTAAAAACAAGCgaagcaataaaatatttttttcaaattttttgattttcatatcaatatttttgtggctggaattcaaaactacaaagaaaaccaacttatcaatgcactaattgaatgtgttatggaaaccaatataaaaaatatttgtatttattgacaCGCAAAAAAAACTTGTGCAAAAGAATAAACTTGAAAGGTTAATAAACTTTTACTCTCGCATGTtgaaatggttcattatttcgTGTTTCACTTATTTAACGCATTGATTTGAATGGCCTTGTATGATTATGAAGACAAATTGAATAATTCTGTGCAATTCATCAGTGAAATATTAAcgtttttttcacttaccccatttaCCCACTTACACCACTGTAccttacaaacttcaaactgctcgtactcagttaaattgttaaattacaaccaattcagtgaaatatctaggaggttcatcaaaacagcaaatgttatcgttcaagtaTAGgcgagcgaaaaagtcaaaattttaaaCACTCTAAGCTCTAAGCAAATTAATTATCTTATCATATGTTTTACgcagtttacgttgggcggtcgtatcttgtatttaacccttctgattttatatttttattttatttgtttccgctgtagtattttgcaacatttccTAGGtgaaatgttttgaaatgttCAGAGCAGACGCCTGAATGCTATACATTTTCGAGAAGCGAGtgcagaatggatggacattttttcgtTAACAACGATGACAGGCACACCGTGAATCTATACAAACAAATCtggggtacttattcaaaaggacgtatgtgattttgtaaacaaagattcaaatgtcgatttatccaatctaacagcactcccacgcaaactatcaccacagacaggtaggggaggaCTACgactacctgttggtggtgttggtttgcgtgggagagtcATCAGATTGAacgaatcgacgtttgaatctttgtttacaaaatcacatacgtccttttgaataagtacgcGAGAAATGTGCTGCTTATCACTTTTATTAAACAAGAAGAAAATTGACGATGATAATTTACTCGACTAGTAAATTACGCCcttttacagaaaaaaacacCAATTTTTTCCATAATCCGTAGCACGGCTAATTTTAGAACAGCTATTCTAACTAGAGTTCGGACTCAGGAGGTTTGCTTCTCTCACGTGTATTAGTCATTGCCATTTAACTGCCAAATTTTGTTTATTCTTAGATcgataacatattttgataagACCATAGATCATGTATGTCTAACTTCAGTAGTCCTAcggaaaattaatttatttcataaatatttaatGGCATTTATCAGCGATGGCGATGGGTCACTTATGACTGTACCCAATACATGATTCCCTTTCAGTTAATCTAACTGCCTATAAGATGCGCACATGCTATCATGCCGCCGCCCGTATCGAGTCGCGCACGGACAAGTTCGACCGCTAATAATCCAACTGGAGGAGGCCGGTTTCTCGGGGATTTTTCGCTCGGTCACATTCTCTCTCATGCCGCTACGTATATCTAGTCTGTACATAAGACATAGGAGGGTACCACTCTACGCGAGCAATGAATGGGCCAGGTTGGCGTCAAATAGTGGAGTGCGATCGCGCGCACACCTTCCGAGCCGGAGTGATCTCTACGAGGTGGGCACAAAAAGCGCCATGCTGGGTCAGTTATGGGCAGGTTGGGTGGCGAAAGCACGTGACTTGGACGTAACATCTTCGGCTCGTGGCTCGGACTGACCATCCCGATAGATGGTGTCGAAAGGTGGCGACGATGATGGCTCATCAAAGCGGTATGCAGATCCCGTGACGTGAGGTTGTTTCCTCATTTCAGTGACCGTCGCACCTTCACCAGAACGTCGCGACGACCACTGGGTGGCGTCAAAAAGCTACGACGTAAATATGACTTCGGAGGTTCAGTTCACCGGTTGACATCAGTCGTTTCAAATGATTTAATCGGAGAAGACGTGTTTCCAACTTGTTCCAGCCTTATTTTCACGTGTGATCGCGATCGCTAGTGGGTACCGTATTTGAAACGAAACAAGAATAGTGGCGAACAGATTTAATTAAAGTGATGaagacaatgtttctgataatAGCGTCTTTGACGCTTTGCGCGCTGTCCAAAATCAATGCACGTAAGTGGAATTCGTGTGTTATTGAATCAAAACAATATGCAAATGAGTGAGGCGTGCCATTCTGTTTGTCGTCAAACGGGTTCGTCTACGACAGACTTCAATTATCCCAAAATGAAATGCCGGAAAAAATGTCACAACGAGCCTGTCGCCCTCAAAGTCCTTTTGGGAATCTCAGCAATGCGGGTTATTCCACGGTGTCACAAAACGATTACGAAAAAAAACCTATGCATAGGAGCAGCAGAGTGAGTGACAGAAGCGGTTTTAGTTAACAAGTCATTAGAGCCGACCCCAATGTGTCATTAGGAATGTGATACGGTGATACATATTTTTTTGATCCGTGATTAAATTGATCACTTTTTAATAATTACGTATGTGAGGATAATAAGTTATCATTGAATGCTGGTTTCTATCAAACCATTGCAATAACGACTATTATCGATCGATGCGATTGATAAAAATTACCCAAAAGATTTACAATTTTAGGGAGATTAGGGACACCGCACCCTGGTTCAATCtcttatcaggtatcaggtatcagaacgtcggctccaggggttCGTCGGCTCCCTGGTTCAATCTCTTAGTATTATTGTATACCATTTTCATGGCTGTTAGTACATGATTATTACTGTGGACTTCCGGTCATAGCTGAGTAATTATTGCCAGGTCGATCATAGGTACAGTTCAGATAACGGGATAGATTGGGAATCCTGGCAGCATTAATCAATCAATTATTTCGTTTGTGCTCGTTCGTTTTTATCGTGTTAGAACCGTTGAAATTAAAGCTAAAGTGTTTAATGAAGATAATATATATTATAATATTACctataaggggccctccttagccgtgcggacgcgcggctacaaagcaagaccatgctgagggtggctgggttcgattcccggtgccggtctaagcaattttcggattggaaattgtctcggcttccctgggcataaaagtatcatcgtactagcctcatacgatatacgaatgcaaaaatggtaacctggcttagaaacctcgcagttaataactgcggaagtgtttaatgaacactaagctaaggcgaggcgactctgtcccagtgtggggatgtaatgccaataagcagAAGAAGAATATTACCTATACCTGTGATGGTCGTATACACTACGTGTTGTCCGTACCAAACCGAATGTTATGTCTTGTTCCAGGTTGCTCGTTCTTGGGCCGCCAGTCGCCAGTCTTTCTTGGTTGCACACAGCCAGCGAGTGCGGGGTCTACCCCGGATCCGATatcctcttccaggttctctgtTAAACATGACTattgctggtctctcttccggcatacgcactacatgtccagcccactgtaatcAGCTATATTTTACCGGcctgcctatgtctgcatttttgtacacttggcACAACTCGtaattcatgcgtctgcgccatcCACCATTTTCCACCGAGTTCGTTTCTCGGTCTGGTctatgatgttttcgggtggggaacattctcgactccctgggcataattTATCCATTGTTCTtgacacacaagatacatactcattgTAATGGCTGgcgtagaaaagctttcaattaataactgagtaaaagctaatagaatactaagcagGCCAGCAGGTTCCAGTTGGAGCGTACAGCCATTCAAGAAGAAAATGGAGAATCTGAGGAGAATCCGAATGAATTTAGGGTGGACGAATATCTGgataaatttctacaaaaaaactCCACATGCACTACAGGGGAAACCCCGAAAGAATTTGCCTACTTCGACCATTTCTTAacttttattgaaaattcttctgataGATTAGATTTTAACCGCAATCTATGAAAACTTACCGGAATCAAATAACATGTGAAATATCATCAGAGTACCTTATTTCTACAAGAAAATATATTGCTGTTCAagagaaaactttcctcttTACGGTTCAATTTCcaaactaccgcagctgtcacttcatacttttctTTGCCGTTTGGCATGAcattctacgatgacaacgccATATACTAGGTTTTTGTTCCAGTGTATTGGAGATTTGCaggcttgcggtagaactttgacagctgtgGAAGAACTTTGCcgaatccgcaaaatggaaaattttgaaaagatccgcaatattgttttgtgatttcataCCTTCTGATGCGCATGTATATTTGCTTacaaattttattgacaaattgAATAAACCCTTTGTTTGCAGTATTCATTTGTCTTAGTTTTTCCATGATCGAACAATACAGATTATTTTACGATTTTGTTTCTATGGATTTGAATAGCTTCATAACCAGGCACGATTAAAAAACGATTTGTATTCATATTCAATTGATTGCGAAAGATATAAAACCAAATATAACAAATAGAGGAGTGCTTCGTGGGCACCAACATGACAAGGGCAAGAACAAAGTGAAGCGACAACACGATCCATTCTATGGTGGGCGATAAACATCGAGTAGAGGGTGACTGAAGACAAACATCGAAAGAACAGGTTTATGGTCGCCTTTTTTGCGGTATCATTTGATCGCATTGTgcacaataacaataacaacTTATTAGTTATTAACTTAATATTAATGATGCAAGTCGGGTTCGAGGAGCCAACCAATACGAGATGTGATTCATATGCACAGTCTTGTTAGAACATGAAGACACCATGTTCATTAACCAATTTCACAATCATTCGAAACTTTCCCATCACTTTTCCCAGGTGAGACATGTCTGATGGCAGTGATTCAGCAAATAAGCTGGGTTGAGAAATGGCGATGTCCAAGGTGTATGTAATAATAGCGCCAAGAAGCGAGCAACACATGTTTTTCAGAGGTGCTCCTTTTGCTTACAATCGAACTTATCTTAGATGGATTTGTGTTTGCTACCAATTTGTAGAATCATTCCGGTCGGATTATAAGGAGCATTGATCGCGATTCGGAAACAAAGGGCTATaaaatatttccgaaaattAATTATCGAAAGGTTGTGACACTGCCTTTTGGTGCTTTCTTGGAATATTTTATCTTTTCTTTAAAGAACTGagacctgtcataagacgaatttatTACTATTCCATTTTATTCTTTTAATTCCACAACGTTTtgatctttacagatacgtatttcgacctcaactgtaaggccttCTTCAGTGtctacttgactcgactttataCTACGCTTGATACCTAATCCAATCTTATTTAAtaactttatttacctatacaacTAATTAATTTATTGCTTTGGTAAAAACATTCAGAGCTGCCAATTCGCTGATCTTTGTTCAAAAACGCTGTTTGTAattgtcggtagatttccaaactctaacctacatcaagtttccacggagaagagatgTTTCTTAAACTACTAATATTTTATGCCAttattgggtgattttccttatgcACATACTCTGCTACCTAGATCTAAATTCGCAATGAAATATCttagaattttctatttt
Encoded proteins:
- the LOC134205992 gene encoding uncharacterized protein LOC134205992; amino-acid sequence: MSSGDPAAADTHDRSDGQNQCIVCNEPNHADRKMVQCDGCDRWFHFRCVGVNDSIEGEDRSFRCTACSVPDPPASTVSTSASMREARIQLEVQRLAEEKRLQEKMQEERGKQEQAIQEMTLRLERERRDKAIREMFALEKEYIQRKYDLLHTQLDDDGDAVSVRSRCNRGAEKVEDWITRNPAVTMSANSGNKPTGLTSQLKPITSSAPGTATATIEEVGQVNPHSASAVTSTSMVSFSLPSLTTTQPVSFMPSYGNSFLPQSSLATYTPQAQGISSVTSTSSCRPIVSHTAAPFCLPASGISSMWQPPTHHSTPTSSSSGRRSAEVQYANTQPMCSQVNATSVSTRMISMNLGGKENVSSASQHVQAPMGVGSGYGIANLPNMYRNYVQNQCGVQSNAYAPAVSFTSAHPDLQLGPNAQQLAARHVVPKELPVFGGNPAEWPLFWSSYNTSTQMCGYTEAENLLRLQRSLKGEARKAVNSFLLHPSNVGDIMSTLSTLYGRPDIIINTLLNDVRSTPTPKPEKLDSLQMHLANPILLQELVDKLPANIKLGWAMHKQSIAVADLRAFANYMNVIISAASSVSSGVTESTKADRQKGKAFVNSVRSESCGRNDQRHPEKVTGRGKSVMDSKSTDPPKVRPCAVCQVHGHKPKECPIFKAKTLGERWKAVQDAHLCKRCLYPHGKWPCKAAGCGTNGCQQNHHKYLHPGNPNVGNGSSENVSNSTTGVVTVHQHMQHRVLFRVIPVSLHANGKSVHTFAFLDGGSDSTLLEDSIAKKLGVTGAVFPLCMQWTNGVRRTEEESRRVMLEISGNNGNRFMMKDVHTVSSLDLPRQTIDFEELQTKFPYLKEIPIASYDDATPGILIGLDNTKLKTTLKLREGSGSQPVAAKTRLGWLLYGRSGESDLKLVHRVLHACNRSTNEDLHELVKSFFTVEGSGVESNEMVESPSEKRARKILEDTTVRTESGKFQTGLLWRYDLVEFPDSKPMAERRLQCLERRLSKDPTLYDKVREQIDDYLSKGYTHKATEWELKETVQNQTWYLPLGVVVNPKKPEKVRVVWDAAATVKGVSLNSVLLKGPDFLQSLPTVLCRFRQREVAINADIKEMFHQVIIRPEDRQAQRFLWRKNPSEQTEVFVMDVAIFGATCSPSSAQFAKNRNAVELSREFPRAATAVLENHYVDDYLDSVDSVYEAVELAREVKTLHQYAGFELRHWLSNSVDVLKQIGEKPSETPKNFMMGKDVGTERVLGLSWLPHEDIFTFAIQFRENLKRLLDGNTYPTKRELLSLVMSIFDPLGLVANFVIHGKILVQEVWRSGSTWDDKIPELLFASWSRWVRALHSLEQRPKPKWRPLSNCQCQGLSSKQL
- the LOC134205994 gene encoding uncharacterized protein LOC134205994; this translates as MRNIITIHRCSVTGTVQFERFSKWERLLQAMGYVRRFLNNCLGKRNNLPCLTTKNLCSKEMQEAEIMVLKLVQLEVYPQEFAVLEALQKDSSHHPKQIEKKSRIYKLNPFIGADGLIRKDGRIGAAPAVADDAKFPVILPKDHYVTMLIIDGYHRKFAHANNETIVNELRQRFHVSEIRVAVGKVAKSCTLCKVRKAVPRPPRMSPLPEARLTPYIRAFTFTGLDYFGPVTVRVGRTNVKRWAALFTCLTTRAIHLEVAFTLSTESCKLAIRRFIARRGAPLEIYSDQGLNFQGARKELREEIRKLNQELASTFTNAATQWKMNPPYAPHMGGIWERLVRSVKLALAAMETSRNPDDETFQTALTEAESIVNTRPLTYLPLDSAESEALTPNHFLLLSSNGVCQPVANPVDVKSTLRANWNHVRVMLDRFWTRWVTEYLPVIARQSKWFGETKPVRVGDLVIVVDEARRNSWERGVVVKVNLGKDGRIRSADVKSKAGVFLRPVTKLAVLDVLDEDCMAEDRTSSNTGPGMCTTIQDPSPSAKTV